The proteins below come from a single Parazoarcus communis genomic window:
- a CDS encoding SDR family NAD(P)-dependent oxidoreductase → MSARFDLSGRVAAVTGGSSGLGRAMARALAGAGADLVLIARRRSELEQAVGEIRSAGGRAAFVVADLADPAALGDIAAQAAEAFGAPNILINAAGVNLRQPIEDVGPEAWNLHLALHLTAPFFLAKAMAPAMIAKGRGRIINLASLQSQRAFPNSAPYGAGKGGIVQLTRAMAEAWSRHGITVNAIAPGFFPTELTAAVFNDPARAEANARQTMIGRNGELEDIAGPTIFFASDASAYVTGQTLYVDGGFSAK, encoded by the coding sequence ATGAGCGCCCGTTTCGATCTGAGCGGGCGCGTTGCCGCCGTCACCGGCGGCAGCTCCGGCCTCGGCCGCGCGATGGCGCGGGCGCTGGCCGGCGCAGGTGCAGACCTGGTGCTGATCGCGCGCCGCCGCAGCGAGCTTGAGCAAGCGGTCGGTGAAATCCGCAGCGCCGGCGGACGTGCAGCCTTCGTCGTTGCCGACCTCGCCGACCCGGCCGCGCTTGGCGACATCGCGGCACAGGCCGCCGAAGCCTTCGGCGCACCGAACATCCTCATCAATGCCGCCGGCGTTAACCTGCGCCAGCCCATCGAGGACGTCGGCCCCGAAGCCTGGAACCTGCACCTCGCGCTCCACCTCACCGCCCCCTTCTTCCTCGCCAAGGCCATGGCACCGGCCATGATCGCAAAGGGGCGGGGCCGCATCATCAACCTCGCTTCGCTGCAGTCGCAGCGCGCCTTCCCCAACAGCGCACCGTACGGCGCAGGCAAGGGCGGCATCGTGCAGCTGACGCGGGCCATGGCCGAGGCCTGGTCGCGCCACGGCATCACGGTCAATGCGATCGCGCCCGGCTTCTTTCCCACCGAACTCACCGCAGCGGTCTTCAACGACCCCGCACGTGCAGAAGCCAATGCCCGCCAGACCATGATCGGGCGTAACGGCGAGCTCGAAGACATCGCCGGCCCCACGATCTTCTTCGCGTCGGACGCCTCCGCTTACGTCACCGGGCAGACCCTGTACGTCGACGGCGGCTTCTCCGCAAAATGA